The following are from one region of the candidate division WOR-3 bacterium genome:
- a CDS encoding TolC family protein codes for MKVRTINLILIFLFAIQYQLSYATEKDTLYLSLDEAIRLAQKHSLEAIEARLNRKGGLISLLNNSSQILPSISLSASHEKQKTQFSTTSSYSKTLNITQPVFNAEIFGNLYKGKLYYYYYQAQADDKKTLLAYNVKLTYYNLCKTYNLYENAQAALKRAQENYRFIKEKYNLGLVTDFEVLQSESFLSQAELEMWNTQKNLEIQETELKQLIGISDKIFIRPQTIPDPPSEELDFNKIWDLIINYNCSLTASKIHQKTALLTYIQAICNIFPNISYYRTRSYYDTSLTPIISDWQNYDVVNWGLKIYFPISDFKTYLLALINARHEYQRAKLQRKNVEQSLYKTFITVFQNYQESRIRLSYILKNLALNQKLLKLAEEQYRLGLISQLDLLNAEINFNRAQADYYNTLYDVYLNYAQIEYLVGKISKP; via the coding sequence ATGAAAGTGCGGACAATCAATTTAATCTTAATTTTTTTATTTGCTATCCAGTATCAGCTAAGCTACGCTACAGAAAAAGATACACTTTATCTATCACTGGATGAAGCAATTCGTCTGGCTCAAAAACATAGTTTAGAAGCAATCGAGGCCCGACTTAATCGCAAAGGCGGACTTATAAGTCTGCTCAATAATTCATCCCAAATACTGCCATCAATTAGCTTAAGTGCCAGCCATGAAAAACAAAAAACGCAATTTTCTACTACTTCTAGTTATTCGAAAACACTTAACATCACGCAACCCGTTTTTAATGCCGAAATTTTTGGTAATTTATATAAAGGAAAACTCTATTATTATTACTACCAGGCACAAGCTGATGATAAAAAGACGCTTCTTGCGTATAATGTTAAACTTACATATTATAATCTATGTAAAACATACAATTTATATGAAAATGCCCAGGCAGCTTTAAAGCGCGCCCAAGAAAATTATCGCTTCATAAAAGAAAAATATAATCTCGGATTGGTTACAGATTTTGAAGTACTTCAAAGCGAAAGTTTTTTAAGCCAAGCCGAACTTGAAATGTGGAATACTCAAAAAAACTTAGAAATTCAGGAGACAGAGTTAAAACAGCTAATAGGAATTTCTGATAAAATTTTCATTCGGCCTCAAACAATTCCAGATCCTCCTAGTGAAGAACTTGATTTTAATAAAATCTGGGATTTGATTATCAATTACAATTGTTCGCTAACGGCAAGTAAAATTCACCAAAAAACTGCGCTGTTGACTTACATTCAAGCAATTTGTAATATATTCCCCAATATTAGTTATTATCGGACTAGGAGCTATTATGATACTTCATTAACACCGATAATATCGGACTGGCAAAATTACGACGTAGTAAACTGGGGGCTAAAAATATATTTTCCAATTAGCGACTTTAAAACTTATCTACTTGCTCTCATTAACGCAAGACATGAATATCAACGAGCCAAACTACAAAGAAAAAACGTCGAACAATCTTTGTACAAAACATTCATTACTGTTTTTCAAAATTATCAAGAATCTCGAATTCGGTTGTCATATATCTTAAAAAATTTAGCACTTAATCAAAAACTCTTAAAATTAGCCGAAGAACAGTATCGTTTAGGATTAATTTCCCAGCTTGATTTATTAAACGCCGAAATTAATTTTAACCGTGCCCAAGCCGATTATTACAACACTCTATATGACGTCTATTTAAATTATGCCCAAATTGAATATCTAGTTGGAAAAATTTCAAAACCATAG
- a CDS encoding efflux RND transporter periplasmic adaptor subunit, with protein sequence MRKKIIIIIVSVVTLIILIVILNVVFQNEKILVEVQKVSYGSIFSKVSGSGELRAQNQVNIQAQVMGVVEKIYVKEGMKVKQGDLICLLEQENALANLELAQAQFEQAELAYIRAESLFALNLISKLELENSIINYRIAKARLQQARDMYQKTIITSPIPGVVTQINIKEGETAIVGTFNNSGTVLATIADLSRMIAVVNLDETEVPLVKPGLEALIHIDAFPDSLFTGKVTKVSYMPKQQFTMVHATNESKEFEVEIILDENLQLLRPGMSASAEIVPGRKDSVLILPIQAVGKRKIKGVETQSVFTVEQGIVRLRAIKTGIASETDVEVIDGLKPDELVVIGPYKTLISLKDGDRVKYQL encoded by the coding sequence ATGAGAAAAAAAATTATTATTATTATTGTCAGCGTAGTAACTCTGATTATCCTAATTGTCATTCTTAATGTTGTATTTCAAAACGAAAAAATCTTAGTCGAAGTTCAGAAAGTTAGCTACGGAAGTATTTTCTCTAAAGTTTCGGGCAGCGGAGAACTCCGAGCCCAAAACCAAGTTAATATTCAAGCTCAAGTAATGGGAGTTGTTGAAAAAATTTACGTAAAAGAAGGAATGAAAGTAAAGCAAGGAGATTTAATCTGCCTCCTAGAACAGGAAAATGCCTTAGCAAATTTGGAATTAGCTCAAGCCCAGTTCGAACAAGCTGAATTGGCTTATATTCGTGCAGAAAGTCTTTTTGCATTAAATTTAATATCAAAACTCGAATTAGAAAATTCCATTATTAATTATCGTATTGCTAAGGCCCGTTTACAGCAAGCCCGGGATATGTATCAAAAAACTATAATTACGTCACCGATTCCAGGCGTTGTAACTCAAATTAATATCAAAGAAGGTGAAACAGCAATTGTGGGTACTTTCAATAATTCCGGAACAGTTCTTGCGACAATTGCGGATTTAAGCAGAATGATTGCTGTAGTAAATTTAGACGAAACTGAAGTTCCTCTGGTGAAGCCGGGACTTGAAGCATTAATCCATATCGATGCATTTCCGGATTCTCTATTTACTGGCAAAGTTACAAAAGTTAGCTATATGCCTAAACAACAATTCACTATGGTCCATGCTACTAATGAGTCAAAAGAATTTGAAGTAGAAATTATCCTAGATGAAAATTTACAACTTCTTCGGCCAGGTATGTCTGCTAGTGCTGAAATTGTACCCGGTCGAAAAGATAGCGTTTTGATATTACCGATCCAAGCTGTTGGTAAAAGAAAAATCAAGGGCGTTGAAACTCAATCGGTATTCACTGTCGAACAAGGAATCGTGCGACTCCGAGCAATAAAAACCGGTATCGCTAGCGAAACCGATGTTGAAGTTATCGACGGTCTTAAACCAGATGAATTAGTAGTAATTGGTCCATATAAAACTTTGATTAGCTTAAAAGACGGTGATCGGGTAAAATATCAACTATAA
- a CDS encoding ABC transporter ATP-binding protein — MLIRTENLTKYYYLGKTVVQAVRNVSISIEEGEYVAITGPSGSGKSTIMHLLGCLDTPTYGKYFFNGIDITTLTDLELARLRNKSIGFVFQTFNLLPRLTVQKNVELPLVYASVSEKIRKEKIIEILNRVGLIHRKDHRPNELSGGEMQRVAIARALINQPQVILADEPTGNLDSKTSQEIMNLFDELSKENRTIIIVTHDPNIAQHAKRQISMLDGEIISDNKLK, encoded by the coding sequence ATGCTAATCCGCACTGAAAATCTAACTAAATATTACTACCTAGGGAAAACAGTTGTTCAAGCAGTGCGAAATGTATCAATAAGTATCGAAGAAGGCGAATATGTGGCAATTACCGGACCATCAGGTTCCGGTAAATCAACCATTATGCATTTACTTGGTTGTCTAGATACTCCAACTTATGGAAAATATTTTTTCAATGGTATCGATATTACTACCTTAACTGATCTAGAACTAGCCCGTCTAAGAAACAAATCAATTGGTTTTGTTTTCCAAACCTTTAATCTTCTTCCACGACTTACGGTTCAAAAAAATGTTGAATTGCCATTAGTTTATGCCAGCGTTTCTGAAAAAATTCGCAAAGAAAAAATAATCGAAATTTTAAACCGAGTTGGATTAATTCACCGAAAGGATCATCGTCCGAATGAATTATCCGGGGGCGAAATGCAACGCGTTGCAATTGCCCGTGCATTAATTAACCAACCCCAAGTAATTTTAGCTGATGAACCAACAGGAAACCTAGATTCAAAAACTAGCCAAGAAATTATGAATTTATTTGACGAATTGTCTAAGGAAAACCGAACAATTATTATAGTAACTCATGATCCTAATATTGCCCAACATGCAAAAAGACAGATTAGTATGTTGGATGGAGAGATAATTTCAGATAACAAGCTTAAATGA
- a CDS encoding ABC transporter permease: MKLKDLISTSFEMLRTHRLRSFLTILGIVIGVMTIIAILSLIQGLNITVERQIQSLGSNTIFVQKYSWRTGRMDIEEIAKRKDLTLEDAWAIAKLPYIDKVAPHKYYNIGTLTYQGKVVKQIEIIGSTSDLQYTANYSVEVGRFINEEDYYHKQQVCCIGGYIVDNLFYNEDPIGKHLTIGGKRFIVIGTLARKGSFLGQPQDNIIIIPLSTFEKIFPKPTGYQAVFQGLSIQVLPKKTQHLEKVIDQIRELLRRRRGLSYNDPDDFGINTQETLREIYQNITRVAFIVMIGVATISLLVGGIGIMNIMLVAVVERTKEIGIRKAIGASTRSILYQFLIEAVILSTIGGILGIILGIGIAKLVSAATPLPAATPIWTVILGISFSAAVGIFFGIYPANRAAQLDPIQALRYE; the protein is encoded by the coding sequence ATGAAATTAAAAGATTTAATTTCTACATCGTTTGAAATGCTTCGGACCCATCGGCTTCGATCATTCCTTACAATTTTAGGAATCGTCATCGGAGTAATGACAATTATTGCAATTCTTTCGCTAATTCAGGGGCTTAATATTACAGTGGAAAGGCAAATTCAATCATTGGGATCAAATACAATATTTGTTCAAAAATACAGCTGGAGAACAGGACGCATGGATATCGAAGAGATTGCTAAACGCAAGGATCTTACTTTGGAAGATGCTTGGGCCATTGCTAAATTGCCATATATAGATAAAGTTGCACCTCACAAATACTACAACATTGGAACACTGACTTACCAAGGAAAAGTTGTAAAGCAGATTGAAATAATTGGTTCAACTTCAGATTTGCAGTATACAGCCAATTACTCAGTTGAAGTTGGGCGGTTTATAAATGAAGAAGATTATTATCATAAACAACAGGTTTGTTGTATCGGAGGTTATATTGTTGATAATCTTTTTTACAATGAAGATCCAATTGGTAAACATTTAACAATAGGTGGCAAAAGGTTCATTGTTATTGGAACATTAGCTCGGAAAGGTTCATTTTTAGGTCAACCTCAAGATAATATTATAATCATACCTTTATCAACATTTGAAAAAATTTTCCCGAAGCCAACTGGTTATCAGGCTGTTTTTCAAGGATTAAGCATTCAGGTTCTACCTAAAAAAACTCAACATTTAGAGAAGGTAATAGACCAAATTCGGGAATTATTACGACGACGACGGGGGCTAAGCTACAATGACCCTGATGACTTCGGTATAAATACCCAAGAAACTTTACGAGAAATATATCAGAATATTACTCGTGTCGCTTTTATTGTAATGATTGGTGTCGCTACTATCTCGCTGCTTGTTGGGGGGATTGGCATAATGAATATTATGTTAGTTGCCGTCGTTGAGCGGACTAAAGAAATTGGCATAAGAAAAGCAATTGGTGCATCAACTCGTAGTATTCTTTATCAGTTTCTAATCGAAGCTGTCATTCTTTCAACAATCGGCGGCATTTTAGGAATTATTTTAGGTATTGGTATTGCAAAACTAGTAAGTGCTGCGACACCGCTTCCAGCAGCCACACCTATTTGGACTGTTATATTAGGAATAAGCTTTTCAGCAGCAGTAGGAATTTTTTTCGGGATATATCCAGCAAACCGTGCTGCACAACTTGATCCAATACAAGCTCTCCGCTACGAATAA
- a CDS encoding YIP1 family protein: protein MNLIDVYLAPLKYFQSLKEKRQWIIPLIILIMASVILTIVIITSVPLENRLAQLRERNLTPQQLEQAEKMLKGPVPFISGVIGTIILVPITLLVVALVVNFILTLLGITGQYLLTFSVTVGAALVRLPGILIRIIITVITKNPLVETSFALFTPFINKSTFTYRLLSKLDFFTIWELLLLSFGLKTAYELKDKKIYYLIFILWLVYIILTSLIAPKGISRT, encoded by the coding sequence ATGAATTTAATTGATGTCTATCTTGCTCCTTTAAAATACTTTCAATCATTAAAAGAAAAACGCCAATGGATTATTCCGTTAATAATTTTAATTATGGCCTCGGTAATTCTTACGATCGTAATCATTACTTCGGTACCATTAGAAAACCGCCTAGCTCAATTACGAGAGCGTAATTTGACGCCGCAGCAATTAGAACAAGCTGAAAAAATGTTAAAAGGACCAGTACCTTTTATCTCCGGAGTTATTGGCACAATAATATTGGTACCAATAACTTTACTGGTTGTTGCTCTGGTTGTAAATTTTATTCTCACACTGTTGGGAATAACCGGACAATATCTATTAACATTTTCAGTAACGGTCGGTGCCGCGTTGGTAAGACTACCCGGTATTTTAATACGAATTATTATTACCGTAATTACCAAAAACCCCCTAGTGGAAACCAGTTTTGCTCTATTTACGCCATTTATTAATAAAAGCACCTTTACTTATCGGCTATTGTCAAAACTCGATTTCTTTACCATTTGGGAACTCCTACTGCTCAGCTTTGGCCTAAAAACAGCCTACGAGCTGAAAGACAAAAAAATTTACTATTTAATTTTTATTTTGTGGCTTGTTTATATTATTCTCACCTCGCTAATAGCTCCTAAAGGTATTTCTCGGACTTAA